TCGTCTTCGCGGCGCTCGACAACCTCGTCAAGGGCGGCGCGGGTCAGGGGGTGCAGTGCCTGAACGTGATGTTCGGGTTTCCGGAGGAGGCGGGGCTCCTGGCGGCCCCGGCCCAGCCGTGACGCTGCTGCGGACCTACAAGACGCTTCCGCTCGAGATCGCCCGCGGCGAGGACGTGTGGATCTGGGACACGGCGGGAAAGCGCTATCTCGATCTCTATGCGGGGCACGCGGTCTGCTCCACGGGGCACTGCCATCCGTACGTCGTGCGGGCGGTTCAGGAGCAGGCGGCGCGGCTCCTTTTCTACTCGAACGTGGCGGCGCTGCCGCTGCGGGAGGAGGCGGCGCGGCTTCTCCTGCGGCACGCGCCCGGATTCGCCGCGGTTCTGTTCGCCAACTCGGGGGCGGAGGCCAATGAGAACGCCCTCAAGATGGCGCGCCGGCACACGGGGCGTCCGGACGTCGTGGCCTTCGAGGGGGGATTTCACGGCCGCACGGCCGGAGCGGTGTCGGTCACCGGGATCGAGAAATACCGCCGGCAGGCGGAGCCTCTGGTGTCCGGGGTGTCGTTCGTTCCGTTCGGGACGGTCCCGAAGCTGACGGAGCGGACGGCGGCGGTGATCCTGGAGCCCATCCAGTCGATGGCGGGCGTGCGGACGGCGCCGCCCGAGTTTTTCCGCGGGCTGCGGGAGGCCTGCACGAAGAACGGGACGCTCCTCATCTACGACGAGGTGCAGACCGGGATCGGGCGGACGGGGACGATGTTTTTCGCGGGGCGCCACGGGGTGACGCCGGATCTCGTGACGCTGGCCAAGGGCATCGCCAGCGGCATTCCGCTGTCGGCGGTGCTCGTGTCGCCGGCCGTGGCCGAGCGGGTGGGCTACGGCGAATACGGGGCCACCTTCGGGGCGGGGCCGATCGCGATGGCGGCGATGAAGGCGACGCTCGAGGTCGTGGAAGGGCTGCTTCCGAACGTCGTCGAGGTGGGCCGGTACCTGGCCAAGAGGCTCGAGCACACGCCCGGGGTGCGGGAGGTGCGGGGGCTGGGCTTTCTGCTCGGGGTCAAGACGGACCGGGACGCGGCGGCGCTCCAGGGGCGGCTTCTGGAGCGGGGCTTCATCGTCGGGACGGCGGACGAGCCGGGGGTGCTCCGGCTTCTTCCGCCCCTGACGCTGACGCACGTGCAGGTGGACTCGTTCATCAAGGCGCTGGCCGATGAGCTTCAAGGGAAAGTCGTTCATCAACACGCTTGAGTTCTCCCCGGGGGACCTCGAGCGGCTTCTGGACCGCGCGCGGGAGCTCAAGGCGGGGGCTCCCTGCCGGGCGCTCGAGGGCCGGAGCGTGGCGCTCGTCTTTTTCAACCCCTCGCTCCGGACGCGCGTGTCCTTCGAGGTGGGCATCGCGCAGCTCGGAGGGCAGGCGGTTTCGATGTCCGTGGGGACGGAGTCCTGGACGCTGGAGCACCGCGAGGGGGCGGTGATGGACCAGGACAAGACGGAGCACGTCAAGGACGCGGCGCGGGTTCTGTCGCGGTACGTGGACGCGATCGCGGTGCGGGCCTTTCCGGGGCTCAAGTCGCGCGAGGAGGATCTCGCCGATCCGGTGATCGAGGCGTTCCGGCGGTACGCGTCCGTTCCGGTGATCAACATGGAGTCCGCGCTGTGGCATCCGTGCCAGGCGATGGCGGACGCGCTGACGATCCGGGAAAAGCGCGGCGGGTGGAAGGGCGTGCGGGTGACGCTGACGTGGGCGTACCACCCGAAGGCGCTGCCCATGGCGGTGCCGAACTCGTTCGCGGCGATCTGCTCCCAGCTCGGGGCGGAGCTGACGATCGCGCATCCGCCCGAGTTTCCGCTGGAGAAGAAGGTGCTCGACGCCCTCCCGCGCCGGCCGCGGATCGTTCACGACAAGGCGGCGGGGCTCGAGGGGGCGGAGGTCGTCTACGCCAAGTCCTGGGGGGGCTCGGCCTACTACGGCCGGTGGGAGGAGGAGAAGAAGATCCGGGACGGCTACCGGAACTGGATCTGCGACCGGGTGCCCTCGGGGGCGGTCTTCCTGCACTGCCTGCCGGTGCGGCGGAACGTGGAGGTGGCCGACGCCGTGCTGGACGCCTCGGCCGTCTACGACGAGGCGGAAAACCGCCTGCACGTGCAGAAAGCGATTCTCGCGGAGCTCGTATGAATCCCGAACACCTGGATCTCCTGCGGCAGGCGCTTCCGTACATCAA
The window above is part of the Planctomycetota bacterium genome. Proteins encoded here:
- a CDS encoding aminotransferase class III-fold pyridoxal phosphate-dependent enzyme, with product MTLLRTYKTLPLEIARGEDVWIWDTAGKRYLDLYAGHAVCSTGHCHPYVVRAVQEQAARLLFYSNVAALPLREEAARLLLRHAPGFAAVLFANSGAEANENALKMARRHTGRPDVVAFEGGFHGRTAGAVSVTGIEKYRRQAEPLVSGVSFVPFGTVPKLTERTAAVILEPIQSMAGVRTAPPEFFRGLREACTKNGTLLIYDEVQTGIGRTGTMFFAGRHGVTPDLVTLAKGIASGIPLSAVLVSPAVAERVGYGEYGATFGAGPIAMAAMKATLEVVEGLLPNVVEVGRYLAKRLEHTPGVREVRGLGFLLGVKTDRDAAALQGRLLERGFIVGTADEPGVLRLLPPLTLTHVQVDSFIKALADELQGKVVHQHA
- a CDS encoding N-acetylornithine carbamoyltransferase, with the protein product MSFKGKSFINTLEFSPGDLERLLDRARELKAGAPCRALEGRSVALVFFNPSLRTRVSFEVGIAQLGGQAVSMSVGTESWTLEHREGAVMDQDKTEHVKDAARVLSRYVDAIAVRAFPGLKSREEDLADPVIEAFRRYASVPVINMESALWHPCQAMADALTIREKRGGWKGVRVTLTWAYHPKALPMAVPNSFAAICSQLGAELTIAHPPEFPLEKKVLDALPRRPRIVHDKAAGLEGAEVVYAKSWGGSAYYGRWEEEKKIRDGYRNWICDRVPSGAVFLHCLPVRRNVEVADAVLDASAVYDEAENRLHVQKAILAELV